A region from the Salminus brasiliensis chromosome 22, fSalBra1.hap2, whole genome shotgun sequence genome encodes:
- the rnf40 gene encoding E3 ubiquitin-protein ligase BRE1B, with amino-acid sequence MSGAGGKRASGGDSPPGPPEKKMKKEEKTTTTLIEPIRIGGVSSTEEMDMKVIQFKNKKLFERLEQRQAIEDELREKIEKLEKRQATDDTTLLIVNRYWTQLDENVQELLQRVEPEVTPLPVKTPASPPASAPATVPATATSPAPDFPTPAVEGEDGLPQPLPPTAEEDEEQQQPEPVQQQEQQQEQEQNQPDAVEKPPEGPVEDGIPAPPPPPPLSESAKAFLSTLDNSSEEELSLQLQDRMQFSKGAVACMVCIFDRLHSSIEELCTHAHSAVCEEDGQREIIATNRTLLEENNRLHDLAFSLQGRHHKMSLEYNELVDKVTSSETKVSEMETAVEDLQWDIEKLRKREQKLNKHLAEALEQLNSGYYASGSSGGLPGGQITLNIQKFECLNAELEQNQELANSRMAELEKLQQELQEGVRESEKLKMDLRNIPEEVVKETPEYKCLQSQFSLLYNESLGVKTQLDEARALLLTAKNAHLRQIEHMESDELSLQKKLRTEVIQLEDTLAQVRKEYEMLRIEFEQNLAANEQAGPINREMRHLISSLQNHNHQLKGDVQRYKRKLRETQMEINKLKCQSGESSSVLMLEENVSDGGLDVKKEEDDDQEEEEERRRELERQRAREREREVERERERERERERQRSEELKRKDSDTLKMLRTELKKAQESQKEMKLLLDMYKSAPKEQRDKVQLMAAERKSKAEVDELRQRVRELEERERKESKKLADEDALRKIRVAEETIEHLQKKLTATKQEEEALLSEMDVTGQAFEDMQEQNSRLMQQLREKDDANFKLMSERIKSNQIYKLLREEKEELADQVLTFKTQVDAQLLVVQKLEEKEGILQSSLAALEKELALRTQALELNKRKAVEAAQLAEDLKVQLEHTQAKLKEIQTSVLENRTARERESGNLKRAQEDLSRLRRKLEKQKKVEVYTDADEILQEEINQYKAKLRCPCCNTRDKETVLTKCFHVFCYECLKTRYDTRQRKCPKCNAAFGANDFHRIYIT; translated from the exons CTGGATGAAAATGTTCAAGAGTTGCTGCAACGTGTTGAGCCTGAGGTTACTCCACTGCCTGTGAAGACTCCTGCTAGTCCCCCAGCCTCTGCCCCTGCCACTGTTCCTGCAACAGCCACCTCACCTGCCCCTGATTTCCCTACCCCTGCAGTGGAAGGAGAGGATGGGCTTCCTCAGCCTCTGCCTCCAACAGCAGAAgaggatgaagagcagcagcagcctgaACCAGtacagcagcaggagcagcaacAGGAACAAGAGCAGAATCAGCCTGATGCTGTGGAGAAGCCTCCTGAGGGTCCAGTAGAGGATGGAATCCCTG cccctcctccacctcctccattGAGTGAGAGTGCAAAGGCCTTTCTCTCCACTTTGGATAACAGTAGTGAGGAGGAGCTCAGTTTGCAGCTTCAAGACCGGATGCAATTCAGCAAGGGGGCAGTAGCCTGCATGGTTTGCATCTTTGATCGTCTGCACAGCTCTATTGAAGAACTGTGTACTCATGCACACTCAGCAG TATGTGAGGAGGACGGTCAACGAGAAATTATTGCTACAAATCGCACGCTCCTAGAAGAAAATAATAGACTACACGATTTGGCTTTCTCCTTGCAAGGGAGACACCACAAAATGTCTTTGGAG TATAACGAACTGGTTGATAAAGTGACAAGCTCTGAGACAAAAGTTTCTGAGATGGAGACTGCTGTGGAGGACCTCCAATGGGACATCGAAAAACTTCGTAAAAGAGAGCAGAAGCTAAATAAGCATCTAGCAGAAGCTCTTGAGCAG CTGAATTCGGGCTATTATGCTTCTGGCAGTTCTGGTGGTCTCCCGGGTGGTCAGATTACTCTAAACATACAGAAG TTTGAGTGTCTGAATGCTGAGCTGGAGCAGAACCAGGAATTGGCCAATAGCCGCATGGCAGAGCTGGAGAAATTGCAGCAGGAGTTGCAGGAGGGAGTCCGGGAAAGTGAGAAACTAAAG ATGGACCTGCGGAACATTCCAGAAGAGGTGGTGAAAGAGACTCCAGAGTACAAGTGCCTCCAGTCTCAGTTCTCTCTGCTGTACAACGAGTCTCTAGGAGTGAAAACCCAGCTGGACGAGGCCAGGGCTCTGTTGCTTACTGCCAAGAATGCTCACTTACGACAGATAGAGCACATGGAG aGTGATGAGTTGTCTCTTCAGAAGAAGTTACGAACTGAGGTCATCCAGTTAGAGGACACTCTAGCTCAGGTGCGCAAGGAATATGAGATGCTTCGAATCGAGTTTGAACAAAACCTTGCAGCCAATGAGCAAGCAG GCCCAATAAACAGGGAAATGAGACATCTAATTAGCAGCCTTCAGAACCACAACCACCAGCTCAAAGGGGATGTGCAGAGATACAAGAGGAAGTTGCGCGAGACCCAGATGGAAATCAATAAG CTGAAGTGCCAGAGTGGAGAATCCAGCAGTGTACTGATGTTGGAAGAGAATGTAAGTGATGGAGGACTGGATGTAAAGAAAGAGGAGGACGACGAccaagaagaagaggaagaaaggaGGCGAGAGCTGGAGAGACAGCGAGCCCGGGAGCGTGAAAGAGAGGTGGagcgggagagggagagggaaagagaacgCGAAAGGCAGCGTAGTGAGGAGCTGAAGAGAAAAGACTCTGACACACTGAAGATGCTCAGAACAGAGCTCAA GAAAGCACAGGAGTCTCAGAAGGAGATGAAGCTGCTGCTAGACATGTACAAGTCCGCTCCAAAAGAGCAGAGAGACAAAGTGCAGCTCATGGCAGCTGAGAGGAAGTCCAAAGCAGAG GTGGACGAGTTGAGGCAACGGGTGCGAGAgctagaggagagagagaggaaggagagtAAGAAGCTGGCTGATGAAGATGCTCTGAGGAAGATTCGTGTGGCAGAGGAGACCATAGAGCATCTGCAGAAAAAGCTTACTGCCACTAAACAG GAGGAGGAAGCCCTGCTAAGTGAGATGGATGTAACGGGTCAAGCTTTTGAGGACATGCAGGAGCAGAACAGCCGGCTCATGCAGCAACTTCGAGAGAAGGATGATGCTAATTTTAAATTAATGAGTGAGAGGATCAAATCCAACCAGATCTATAAGCTGCTAcgagaagagaaagaggagctgGCTGATCAAGTGCTCACCTTCAAAACCCAG GTTGATGCTCAGCTGCTGGTAGTGCAGAAGCTGGAGGAAAAGGAGGGCATCTTGCAGAGCTCATTAGCTGCTCTGGAAAAAGAATTGGCGCTACGCACACAAGCGCTAGAGCTCAACAAGCGCAAA GCAGTGGAAGCGGCACAGCTGGCTGAGGACCTTAAAGTGCAGCTGGAACACACCCAGGCCAAATTGAAGGAAATCCAGACGTCAGTCCTAGAGAACCGTACTGCACGTGAGCGGGAGAGTGGCAACCTTAAACGTGCACAG GAGGACTTGTCTAGACTCCGCCGAAAGctggagaagcagaagaaggtgGAGGTATATACAGATGCTGATGAGATCTTGCAGGAAGAAATCAATCAGTATAAG GCTAAACTACGGTGTCCGTGTTGTAATACCCGGGATAAGGAGACTGTGCTCACCAAGTGTTTCCATGTTTTCTGCTATGAGTGCTTGAAGACCCGCTATGACACTCGCCAGAGGAAGTGTCCAAAGTGCAACGCTGCTTTTGGCGCCAATGACTTCCACCGCATCTACATCACTTAA